The Nostoc sp. 'Lobaria pulmonaria (5183) cyanobiont' genome window below encodes:
- a CDS encoding Tic20 family protein: MSWRGSTTVSDRIFASLPYLLPLIEVFVFGRYLLSEFPPLQLLFLPLLPLLRIYYGVRYAGMIIFFALFLLVVRNEKISHFIRFNTMQAILLDIIIFLFSILTDVVGLVPSGGFAIQTLSTTIFIGIVGAVAYSVIQSVSGRYAEIPAISDAVYMQVR, encoded by the coding sequence ATGTCTTGGCGCGGGTCTACAACGGTTTCAGATCGAATTTTTGCTTCCTTGCCTTATTTGCTTCCTCTAATTGAAGTTTTTGTATTTGGTAGATATTTGCTCTCAGAGTTTCCACCATTACAACTACTGTTTCTACCGCTTCTGCCATTATTGAGAATTTACTACGGTGTGCGTTATGCAGGAATGATTATTTTCTTTGCTTTATTTTTGCTGGTAGTAAGAAACGAAAAAATTAGTCACTTTATTCGTTTCAACACTATGCAAGCAATCCTTTTGGACATTATTATCTTTTTGTTTAGCATCCTAACTGATGTTGTGGGACTAGTTCCCTCTGGTGGTTTTGCAATCCAAACCCTATCCACAACCATTTTTATCGGCATAGTGGGAGCAGTCGCATATTCAGTCATCCAGTCTGTAAGCGGACGTTATGCAGAAATTCCAGCGATTTCCGATGCAGTGTATATGCAAGTGCGTTAG
- a CDS encoding STAS domain-containing protein — protein sequence MALTQELQVILFKPQGSIDLEGGKALSEQMAGVVPQAYQLWVIDLAEVNFMDSSGLVPLVKGLKAARQSGCRLVLCNVQAPVRLILELTQLDTVFEIFHTYQDIFTNLKDNSLMLAD from the coding sequence ATGGCTCTCACACAAGAACTTCAAGTGATTTTGTTTAAACCCCAAGGAAGCATAGATTTGGAAGGCGGTAAGGCTTTGAGCGAACAGATGGCTGGAGTAGTCCCTCAAGCTTATCAGCTCTGGGTTATCGACCTAGCAGAAGTTAACTTCATGGACAGCTCTGGGTTAGTTCCTTTAGTAAAAGGGTTAAAAGCTGCACGTCAAAGTGGTTGCCGCTTGGTTCTATGCAACGTACAAGCTCCTGTACGGTTGATTTTGGAACTTACCCAACTCGATACAGTGTTTGAAATTTTTCACACTTACCAAGATATTTTTACCAACCTTAAAGATAACAGTCTGATGCTAGCTGACTAA
- a CDS encoding photosynthesis system II assembly factor Ycf48 → MHSIVKGWQRIFALLIVVLMCIGCGQVPSVSYNPWKVISVPTDSNLLDIAFTNNLEHGYLVGSNATLLETNDGGNTWKPIILQLDEQKYRFDSVSFAGKEGWIAGEPGLLIHTTDEGASWSRIPLSEKLPGSPIAVKALADNTAEMATDVGAIYKTTDGGKNWKAQVESAVGVVRNLERSADGKYVAVSAKGSFYSTWEPGQDAWIAHNRNSSRRVENMGFADNGQLWLLARGGQVQFSDPTKPEEWQDAKYPELSTSWGLLDLAYRTPNEIWIGGGSGNLLRSGDGGKTWQKDRDIEEVAANLYKIVFLEPERGFIIGDRGVLLKYLPNPETTSPEAA, encoded by the coding sequence ATGCATTCAATTGTGAAAGGTTGGCAACGAATATTTGCCTTGTTAATAGTAGTCCTCATGTGTATAGGTTGTGGCCAAGTTCCCTCTGTTAGCTACAACCCTTGGAAAGTCATTTCTGTGCCAACAGACTCGAATTTATTGGATATTGCTTTTACTAATAACCTTGAGCATGGCTACTTAGTCGGTAGCAATGCCACCCTATTGGAAACCAATGACGGTGGTAATACCTGGAAACCAATAATACTGCAACTGGATGAGCAAAAGTATCGCTTTGACTCAGTAAGTTTTGCAGGCAAAGAAGGCTGGATTGCCGGAGAGCCTGGACTGTTAATACACACTACCGATGAAGGTGCTTCTTGGTCGCGTATACCCCTGAGCGAAAAGCTACCAGGTAGCCCGATCGCAGTTAAGGCCCTAGCAGACAATACAGCGGAAATGGCTACTGATGTCGGAGCCATATATAAGACCACAGACGGCGGCAAAAACTGGAAAGCCCAGGTGGAATCAGCAGTGGGTGTGGTGCGTAACTTGGAACGTTCTGCTGATGGGAAATATGTTGCTGTTTCGGCTAAGGGTAGTTTCTACTCGACTTGGGAACCAGGGCAAGATGCTTGGATAGCCCATAACCGCAATAGTTCTCGGCGGGTAGAAAACATGGGCTTTGCTGACAATGGGCAATTGTGGTTGTTAGCTAGAGGAGGTCAAGTTCAGTTTAGTGACCCAACTAAACCTGAAGAATGGCAAGATGCAAAATATCCAGAGTTATCCACCAGTTGGGGTTTGCTGGATTTGGCATATCGCACACCCAATGAAATTTGGATAGGTGGCGGTAGCGGTAATTTGCTACGCAGTGGCGACGGTGGCAAAACCTGGCAAAAAGACCGTGACATAGAAGAAGTTGCGGCTAATTTGTACAAGATTGTGTTCTTAGAGCCAGAGCGGGGATTTATAATTGGCGATCGCGGCGTTTTGCTCAAATATCTACCAAATCCTGAAACAACTTCTCCAGAAGCAGCTTAG
- a CDS encoding Npun_F5560 family protein: protein MSQSDTPNIQVLSTEVSQLRQELQLRDQLVQQLSQELFRLLKGNTSFMPQQPEVERDLTQLHALQEQLQAVEQQVAFYQEQITTRDSEISQLRQSVQELTDRTRMLEQVVQELPQIYRRKFEERMTPVREKVAMLQRENRQLQAELQSVSYRLALKTRNASHSGIDLPNFSRPASEQTNISTHQNA from the coding sequence GTGAGCCAATCTGATACACCTAATATTCAAGTTCTCTCGACGGAAGTATCGCAGCTACGCCAGGAGTTGCAACTTCGCGATCAATTAGTGCAACAACTATCTCAAGAACTTTTCCGGCTGCTAAAGGGTAACACTAGTTTTATGCCCCAGCAGCCGGAAGTTGAGCGCGATCTGACCCAGTTACACGCTTTACAAGAACAACTTCAAGCTGTGGAACAGCAGGTGGCGTTCTACCAAGAGCAAATTACAACTCGTGACTCTGAAATTTCCCAATTGCGACAGTCAGTTCAAGAACTTACCGATCGCACTCGGATGTTGGAGCAAGTAGTACAAGAGTTGCCTCAAATTTACCGTCGGAAGTTTGAAGAGCGGATGACGCCAGTGAGAGAAAAGGTAGCAATGCTACAACGGGAAAACCGCCAACTGCAAGCAGAACTGCAAAGCGTGAGTTACCGTTTAGCACTAAAAACTCGCAATGCTAGTCATAGCGGTATTGATTTACCAAATTTTTCCCGCCCAGCATCCGAACAAACTAATATTTCGACTCACCAGAATGCCTAA
- the ndhC gene encoding photosynthetic/respiratory NAD(P)H-quinone oxidoreductase subunit C produces the protein MFVLSGYEYLLGFFIICSLVPALALSASKLLRPSSYSPERRTTYESGMEPIGGAWIQFNIRYYMFALVFVVFDVETVFLYPWAVAFHRLGLLAFIEALVFIAILVVALVYAWRKGALEWS, from the coding sequence GTGTTTGTCCTCAGCGGTTACGAGTACCTTCTAGGCTTCTTCATCATCTGTAGCCTAGTACCTGCCTTAGCGCTCTCAGCTTCCAAGCTCCTACGACCCAGTAGTTACAGCCCAGAACGTCGCACTACCTATGAATCTGGCATGGAACCCATCGGGGGAGCCTGGATTCAGTTCAACATCCGCTACTACATGTTTGCTCTGGTCTTCGTCGTCTTTGATGTGGAGACTGTATTCTTGTATCCTTGGGCGGTAGCTTTCCACCGTTTAGGGCTATTGGCATTTATTGAAGCGCTAGTCTTTATTGCAATTCTTGTAGTCGCTTTAGTTTACGCATGGCGTAAAGGAGCTTTGGAATGGTCTTGA
- a CDS encoding anhydro-N-acetylmuramic acid kinase — MHPTEKAVVPTRVIGLISGTSVDGIDAALVEISGTELDLKVELLAGATYPYPAELRERILAIGAGVAISMAELAEIDDAIAQVFAQAAQNIQIGHQPATLIGSHGQTVYHRPPKEGAGEQGSRVREMLTTHGLNPSYSLTALGTPLGYSLQLGRGALIAHLTNIATVSNFRVADIAIGGHGAPLVPRIDAYLLSHPQEGRCIQNIGGIGNVAYIPPRHGDWLSKIRAWDTGPGNSLLDLAVEHLSAGAKTYDQDGNWAASGIPCHPLVEQWLNQDYFHLPPPKSTGRELFGVTYLHQCLKDAQAYQLNPAEILATLTELTAASIFHSYRTFLPEMPQRVLLCGGGSRNLYLKQRLQLWLESIPVWTTDEVGLSADFKEAIAFAVLAYWRHLGIPGNLPTATGAPQEVLLGEIHQRQS, encoded by the coding sequence ATGCATCCAACTGAAAAAGCTGTTGTCCCTACTCGCGTTATTGGTTTAATTAGTGGCACATCCGTAGATGGCATAGACGCTGCGTTGGTAGAGATTTCCGGCACAGAATTGGATCTCAAAGTTGAGTTGCTAGCCGGGGCAACATATCCTTATCCAGCCGAACTCAGAGAAAGAATATTAGCAATTGGTGCAGGCGTTGCCATCTCAATGGCAGAATTAGCAGAAATAGATGATGCGATCGCTCAAGTCTTTGCCCAAGCCGCCCAAAATATTCAAATTGGTCATCAGCCAGCCACTCTCATTGGCTCCCACGGTCAGACAGTTTATCATCGACCACCCAAAGAGGGAGCAGGGGAGCAGGGGAGCAGGGTGAGAGAAATGCTCACTACCCACGGGCTAAACCCTAGCTATTCGCTAACAGCACTGGGTACTCCCTTGGGTTATAGTCTTCAACTGGGACGCGGTGCATTGATTGCCCATCTTACGAACATTGCAACTGTGAGCAACTTCCGCGTTGCTGATATTGCTATAGGTGGTCATGGTGCGCCTCTCGTGCCCAGAATCGATGCTTATTTACTCAGTCATCCCCAGGAGGGGCGTTGTATTCAAAATATTGGTGGTATTGGCAATGTTGCTTATATTCCGCCTCGGCATGGAGACTGGCTCTCAAAAATTCGCGCTTGGGATACTGGCCCAGGAAATAGTCTGTTAGATCTAGCGGTAGAGCATTTAAGCGCTGGTGCTAAAACTTATGATCAAGATGGCAATTGGGCTGCGAGTGGTATTCCTTGCCATCCTTTAGTAGAACAATGGCTCAACCAAGACTACTTTCATCTACCGCCACCAAAATCTACAGGACGCGAGTTATTTGGTGTGACTTACCTACATCAGTGTTTAAAAGATGCTCAAGCATACCAACTAAATCCTGCTGAGATTCTGGCAACTCTCACAGAACTTACAGCTGCTTCAATTTTTCATAGTTACCGCACTTTTTTGCCAGAAATGCCACAACGAGTACTATTATGTGGTGGTGGTAGTCGCAATCTCTATTTGAAACAAAGATTACAGTTGTGGTTGGAATCAATACCAGTCTGGACTACAGATGAAGTCGGCTTGAGTGCAGATTTTAAAGAAGCGATCGCTTTTGCAGTTTTAGCCTACTGGCGACATTTGGGTATTCCTGGCAACCTACCTACTGCTACAGGTGCACCTCAAGAAGTACTTTTGGGAGAAATTCACCAACGTCAGTCCTGA
- the psbE gene encoding cytochrome b559 subunit alpha: MSGTTGERPFSDIITSVRYWVIHSITIPALFIAGWLFVQTGLAYDAFGTPRPNEYFTPARQEVPIVKNRFEAKKQVEEFIGK, from the coding sequence ATGTCAGGTACCACTGGAGAACGTCCGTTTTCGGACATCATTACTAGCGTTCGTTACTGGGTAATTCACAGCATCACCATCCCGGCATTGTTTATTGCTGGTTGGCTATTTGTGCAAACTGGTCTTGCTTATGATGCTTTTGGTACACCCCGTCCCAACGAGTATTTCACACCAGCGCGGCAGGAAGTGCCCATTGTGAAGAACCGTTTTGAAGCTAAAAAACAAGTTGAAGAATTTATTGGAAAGTAG
- the rpsF gene encoding 30S ribosomal protein S6, translating into MTTNYETMYILRPDLGEEQVEQAVTKYQNLLRDQGAQEIQIQNRGKRRLAYEIKKHRDGIYIQLNYSAPATAIAPFERAMRLSEEVIRYLTIKQDIEEEKPPKEEKEKPTKVAATAATV; encoded by the coding sequence ATGACTACAAATTACGAAACAATGTACATCCTCCGTCCTGACCTGGGGGAGGAACAGGTAGAGCAAGCAGTTACTAAATATCAGAATTTGCTTCGCGATCAAGGCGCCCAGGAGATCCAAATTCAAAATCGTGGTAAGCGCCGTCTGGCTTACGAAATCAAAAAACACCGGGATGGCATCTACATCCAGTTAAACTACAGCGCGCCTGCAACTGCGATCGCCCCCTTTGAACGCGCCATGCGCTTAAGTGAAGAAGTGATTCGTTATTTGACAATTAAGCAGGACATTGAAGAAGAAAAACCCCCTAAAGAGGAAAAGGAAAAGCCCACTAAAGTAGCTGCAACAGCTGCAACAGTCTAA
- a CDS encoding fumarylacetoacetate hydrolase family protein, whose translation MAQRYVRIQNPEGQIYYGLLQLSLNVQVLDAPPWLQGQPTDLTLTPENYQILAPCAPSKIVAVGKNYADHAAEMGTPVPSEPLIFLKPPTSIIPSEREIKYPPQSQRVDYEGELALVIGDYAFECTPEVAQTKIWGYTIANDVTARDLQKQDGQWTRAKGFDTFCPLGPWIVRELNPGARLQTFVNDDANPVQSTCIDRMVFSPDVLVSYISQVMTLLPGDLVLTGTPEGVSALHPGDRVCVEIEGIGRLENTVATR comes from the coding sequence ATGGCGCAGCGCTACGTGCGAATTCAAAATCCAGAAGGACAAATTTACTATGGGTTACTACAGCTATCCCTGAATGTGCAGGTGCTAGATGCTCCACCCTGGTTACAAGGACAACCCACTGATTTAACTTTGACACCAGAAAATTACCAAATTCTGGCTCCCTGCGCTCCCTCAAAAATTGTGGCGGTGGGTAAGAATTATGCAGATCATGCAGCCGAAATGGGAACTCCAGTACCTTCTGAGCCACTAATCTTTCTTAAGCCACCTACGTCAATCATTCCATCCGAGAGGGAAATTAAGTATCCTCCCCAGTCACAAAGAGTTGACTATGAAGGAGAGTTAGCTCTAGTGATTGGCGATTACGCCTTTGAATGTACACCAGAGGTAGCCCAAACCAAAATTTGGGGCTACACCATCGCCAATGACGTAACAGCGCGGGATTTACAAAAACAGGATGGTCAATGGACGCGAGCCAAAGGTTTTGATACTTTCTGTCCCTTGGGTCCTTGGATTGTACGGGAATTAAATCCAGGAGCGAGATTGCAGACTTTTGTAAATGACGACGCTAATCCAGTTCAATCTACCTGTATCGATCGGATGGTGTTTTCCCCCGATGTTTTAGTTTCCTATATCAGTCAGGTGATGACGCTACTACCTGGTGATTTGGTGCTTACAGGTACACCGGAGGGTGTAAGTGCTTTGCATCCAGGCGATCGCGTCTGCGTAGAAATTGAAGGTATCGGTCGCCTGGAAAACACCGTAGCGACCCGTTAA
- a CDS encoding DedA family protein, with the protein MSLELISLENIQEVAHNYGYWAIFFGILLENLGIPLPGETVTLVGGFLAGSDELNFWLVLGDAIMGAAIGGTCGYWIGRVSGWAFLVKVGGIFRISEVRLLSIKDQFSQNAAKAVFFGRFLALLRVFAAPLAGIAEMPFGKFFLYNLLGAVAWASLMVTLAFFAGKIVSLEQLVAWVGQFAIAALLILAALIFVPLWLESRQVKGAAEE; encoded by the coding sequence ATGTCTTTAGAGCTGATTTCACTAGAAAATATCCAGGAAGTTGCTCATAATTACGGGTATTGGGCAATCTTTTTCGGAATTTTGCTAGAAAATTTAGGCATTCCCCTTCCTGGTGAAACCGTGACCTTAGTGGGCGGGTTTTTAGCTGGCAGCGATGAACTAAATTTCTGGTTGGTTCTCGGTGACGCAATCATGGGTGCTGCCATTGGTGGCACTTGTGGCTATTGGATTGGTAGAGTTAGCGGTTGGGCTTTTCTGGTAAAAGTTGGTGGCATATTTCGGATTTCTGAAGTGCGCTTGCTGAGTATTAAAGATCAATTTAGTCAAAATGCTGCTAAAGCGGTGTTTTTTGGACGTTTTTTGGCATTGTTACGAGTTTTTGCTGCACCACTAGCTGGTATAGCTGAAATGCCCTTTGGAAAATTCTTTTTATACAACTTGTTAGGAGCAGTTGCTTGGGCTAGCTTGATGGTGACATTAGCTTTTTTTGCTGGCAAAATAGTCTCTTTAGAACAATTGGTTGCTTGGGTGGGTCAATTTGCGATCGCAGCGTTATTAATCCTCGCTGCCTTAATTTTTGTGCCCCTGTGGCTGGAGTCTCGCCAGGTTAAAGGTGCAGCAGAAGAGTAA
- a CDS encoding argininosuccinate synthase: MGRAKKVVLAYSGGVDTSVCIPYLKQEWGVEEIITLAADLGQGDELEPIREKALKSGASESLVADVKDSFVKDYAFGAIQANAIYENRYPLGTALARPLIAKILVETAEKYGADAIAHGCTGKGNDQVRFDVSVTALNPNLKILAPAREWGMSREETIAYGEKFGIPSPVKKSSPYSIDKNLLGRSIEAGLLEDPSFEPPEEIYEMTKAIAHTPNEPEYIEIGFQGGVPTTLNGIAKKPVELIEELNQAVGNHGIGRIDMIENRLVGIKSREIYESPAMLVLIQAHRDLESLTLTADVTHYKRGIEETYSQIVYNGLWYSPLKVALDAFIQKTQERVSGTVRVKLFKGNSTIVGRSSDNSLYTPDLATYGAEDKFDHKAAEGFIYVWGLPTRIWSKQIRG; the protein is encoded by the coding sequence ATGGGTCGCGCCAAAAAGGTTGTCCTGGCATATTCTGGCGGAGTGGATACCTCAGTTTGCATCCCCTACCTCAAGCAGGAGTGGGGTGTGGAAGAGATAATTACCCTAGCAGCAGATTTAGGTCAGGGAGATGAATTAGAGCCAATCAGAGAAAAAGCTCTGAAATCGGGTGCAAGTGAATCCCTAGTGGCGGATGTCAAAGACAGCTTCGTTAAAGATTACGCCTTTGGAGCGATTCAAGCCAACGCCATTTATGAAAATCGTTATCCTCTAGGAACCGCCCTGGCTCGTCCACTGATTGCCAAAATATTAGTAGAAACAGCCGAAAAGTATGGTGCTGATGCGATCGCTCACGGTTGCACCGGCAAAGGCAACGATCAGGTTCGCTTTGATGTCTCTGTAACCGCCTTAAACCCAAACTTGAAGATCCTCGCACCAGCCAGAGAATGGGGAATGAGTCGTGAGGAAACGATCGCTTATGGGGAAAAGTTTGGTATTCCCTCACCAGTCAAAAAATCTTCTCCCTATAGTATTGACAAGAATTTGCTTGGTCGTAGTATTGAAGCTGGTTTACTCGAAGATCCATCATTTGAGCCACCAGAAGAAATTTATGAGATGACCAAAGCGATCGCTCACACTCCCAACGAGCCAGAGTACATCGAAATTGGTTTCCAGGGTGGTGTTCCCACAACCCTCAACGGTATAGCCAAAAAGCCAGTTGAGCTAATTGAAGAACTCAATCAGGCGGTAGGAAATCATGGCATCGGAAGGATCGATATGATTGAAAACCGTCTGGTGGGAATCAAATCGCGGGAAATCTACGAATCACCCGCGATGTTGGTGCTAATTCAGGCACATAGAGATTTAGAAAGCTTGACCTTAACGGCAGATGTTACCCATTACAAGCGTGGGATTGAAGAAACTTACAGCCAAATTGTTTACAACGGTTTGTGGTACAGTCCACTCAAAGTTGCACTCGATGCCTTTATTCAAAAGACACAAGAGCGAGTCTCTGGAACTGTGCGAGTGAAGTTGTTCAAGGGCAACTCTACGATAGTTGGGCGTTCTAGCGATAATTCTCTCTATACTCCCGATTTGGCAACATACGGAGCTGAAGACAAATTTGACCACAAAGCCGCTGAAGGCTTTATCTACGTTTGGGGACTACCGACTCGCATTTGGTCAAAGCAGATTAGGGGTTAA
- a CDS encoding photosystem II reaction center protein J, producing the protein MSGSGRIPLWVVATIAGLGIITVLGIFFYGAYAGLGSSI; encoded by the coding sequence GTGTCTGGAAGTGGGAGAATTCCTCTGTGGGTCGTCGCTACGATCGCAGGTTTAGGTATAATTACAGTCTTGGGCATTTTCTTTTATGGTGCCTACGCCGGACTCGGTTCTTCGATTTAA
- a CDS encoding photosystem II reaction center protein L, whose protein sequence is MAERSPNPNNQPVELNRTSLYLGLLMIFVLGILFSSYFFN, encoded by the coding sequence ATGGCAGAAAGATCCCCCAATCCCAATAATCAGCCGGTTGAACTAAACCGGACTTCTCTATACTTGGGATTACTAATGATTTTCGTTCTGGGTATTCTGTTTTCCAGTTACTTCTTTAACTAA
- the psbF gene encoding cytochrome b559 subunit beta: MTSGNNINQPVTYPIFTVRWLAVHTLGVPTVFFLGAIAAMQFIHR; the protein is encoded by the coding sequence ATGACTAGCGGAAACAACATCAATCAACCAGTTACCTATCCAATTTTTACCGTTAGATGGCTGGCAGTTCACACCTTAGGTGTACCAACTGTATTCTTTTTGGGCGCGATCGCCGCAATGCAATTTATTCACCGTTAG
- a CDS encoding rubredoxin gives MSEPAVETTVLDRYECRACGYVYEPEKGDDKDDIPSGTTFAELPINWRCPVCSAKKTAFANIGPAGTASGFKENLGYGLGVNNLTPTQKNILIFGALALGFLFFISLYGLQ, from the coding sequence ATGAGCGAACCAGCTGTTGAGACTACGGTGCTAGACCGCTACGAGTGTCGCGCCTGCGGTTATGTTTACGAACCCGAAAAGGGAGACGATAAGGATGATATTCCTTCAGGGACAACCTTTGCAGAACTGCCCATAAATTGGCGCTGTCCAGTTTGTAGTGCTAAGAAGACCGCTTTTGCCAACATCGGCCCTGCGGGTACTGCATCCGGCTTCAAAGAAAATCTCGGTTACGGTTTGGGTGTCAACAACCTAACGCCAACCCAAAAAAATATCCTAATTTTTGGTGCTTTGGCTCTTGGCTTCTTGTTTTTTATCAGTCTCTACGGCTTACAATGA
- the ndhK gene encoding photosynthetic/respiratory NAD(P)H-quinone oxidoreductase subunit K, which translates to MVLNSNLTTQGKERIINPIERTTITQDLSENVILTTVDDLYDWARLSSLWPLLFGTACCFIEFAALIGSRFDFDRFGLIPRSSPRQADLIITAGTITMKMAPQLVRLYEQMPEPKYVIAMGACTITGGMFSVDSPTAVRGVDKLIPVDVYLPGCPPRPEAIIDAIIKLRKKIANESMQERGKIKQTHRYYSTTHNLKPVEEILTGKYLQSATRSAPPKELAEAIGMPIPPALLTEKAQKEEQTRG; encoded by the coding sequence ATGGTCTTGAATTCTAACTTAACAACCCAGGGCAAAGAACGAATCATCAACCCCATTGAGCGGACTACAATCACTCAAGACCTTTCAGAAAACGTCATTTTGACGACGGTTGACGATCTCTACGACTGGGCGCGGCTTTCTAGTCTGTGGCCGTTGTTATTTGGTACTGCTTGCTGCTTTATTGAGTTTGCAGCTTTAATTGGTTCCCGATTTGACTTTGACCGTTTTGGGCTAATTCCCCGTTCTAGCCCCCGCCAAGCCGATTTAATTATTACGGCAGGGACTATTACGATGAAGATGGCTCCCCAACTGGTGCGTCTTTACGAACAGATGCCAGAGCCGAAGTATGTAATTGCGATGGGAGCTTGCACAATTACTGGCGGGATGTTCAGCGTTGATTCCCCCACGGCAGTGCGCGGAGTTGATAAACTGATTCCTGTGGATGTGTACTTACCTGGTTGTCCTCCCCGTCCAGAAGCAATTATCGACGCAATCATTAAGCTGCGGAAGAAAATCGCCAATGAATCGATGCAAGAGCGGGGTAAAATTAAGCAAACTCACCGCTACTACAGCACGACTCATAATTTGAAGCCAGTAGAGGAAATCTTAACTGGTAAGTATTTGCAGTCAGCAACTCGCTCTGCACCACCGAAGGAATTGGCGGAAGCGATTGGTATGCCAATACCACCTGCACTACTGACAGAAAAGGCGCAAAAGGAGGAACAAACCCGTGGCTGA
- a CDS encoding Npun_F0296 family exosortase-dependent surface protein, which produces MSLTKIACIAALSLSAISSFIYAGSAQAISFKVTTGIAGPNGETDQGAFSEFTQLAGTTTVNFNNGQAPTTGFAKYSFENNSGSSSVRSDVWAPAGANGEVNNGKYLAVFNGDQVTMKLASSLNYFGIDWGAISSGNVFSFYNGDTLIKSFTTENVNPVAPIHASQHGGEGNGYLHFYSDSSNDIFNKIVITQAGGGGFESDNHSFHIGTDKFTGFDPKSVPEPSITLGMLAVGGMFLRKRKNEKLQSVRQSH; this is translated from the coding sequence ATGTCTCTTACAAAAATTGCTTGTATCGCGGCTCTATCTCTATCTGCAATCTCCTCATTTATCTATGCAGGTTCTGCCCAGGCTATTTCCTTCAAAGTAACCACTGGCATTGCAGGCCCTAATGGAGAAACTGATCAAGGTGCTTTTTCTGAGTTTACTCAGCTTGCCGGTACGACAACTGTTAACTTCAATAATGGTCAAGCACCAACCACTGGTTTTGCTAAATACTCATTTGAGAACAACAGTGGAAGCAGCAGTGTAAGGTCGGATGTATGGGCACCTGCCGGGGCAAATGGTGAGGTCAATAATGGTAAGTATTTGGCAGTTTTCAACGGCGATCAAGTCACAATGAAACTTGCAAGTTCCCTCAATTATTTCGGTATTGACTGGGGAGCTATTAGTTCTGGTAACGTTTTTTCCTTCTATAATGGCGATACTCTGATCAAATCATTTACAACTGAGAATGTGAACCCAGTTGCTCCAATTCATGCGTCACAGCATGGCGGTGAAGGAAATGGCTACCTTCACTTCTACTCAGATAGTAGCAACGATATTTTCAACAAGATTGTCATTACTCAAGCAGGTGGTGGTGGATTTGAAAGCGACAACCATTCTTTCCATATAGGGACTGACAAATTTACAGGTTTTGATCCTAAGTCTGTTCCTGAGCCTAGTATTACATTAGGTATGTTGGCTGTGGGTGGTATGTTTCTACGCAAGCGCAAGAACGAGAAGTTGCAAAGTGTAAGGCAATCTCATTAA
- the psaI gene encoding photosystem I reaction center subunit VIII, which yields MAVSFLPSVLASTSYLSAIFIPIIGWVLPGVVFAFLFLYIESDDISDIN from the coding sequence ATGGCAGTATCTTTTTTGCCTTCTGTCTTGGCTAGTACTTCGTACTTGTCTGCTATCTTCATTCCCATAATTGGTTGGGTTTTGCCAGGTGTGGTCTTCGCGTTTCTGTTTTTATACATTGAAAGCGACGATATCAGTGATATTAACTGA